One part of the Segnochrobactrum spirostomi genome encodes these proteins:
- a CDS encoding allantoate amidohydrolase — MDEATLSAGGNLRLGRRVMDRLDALAAYTSEAPALTRLYLTPEHAAAAARVRGWMEEAGLATEIDAAGNVVGRKAGGRDDAPILLLGSHIDTVRDGGRYDGNLGVVAAIEAVAALDGPLPFAIEVIAFGDEEGVRFPVTLTGSRAVAGTLDAAHFEAADRDGVTLGAALAAFGGDPVAARALGRAPGRVAAYVEIHIEQGPVLEAEGLPVGIVTAIAGATRLEVVVTGMAGHAGTVPMALRRDAGAAAAEMVIAVEAVARERPEIVATVGRIEFGPGAVNVVPGRAVFTVDLRSPDDGRRTAALADVGERIAAIAARRGVGVESRVFYSEAAAPCHPALIDALSGAVERIGVPPRRLVSGAGHDGLAMIALCPIGMVFVRCAGGISHNPAEAIEVEDADAAVRVLIEFLRAFDPARLRAAASDGGSADASRLRK; from the coding sequence GTGGACGAGGCGACCCTTTCGGCGGGCGGCAACCTGCGGCTCGGCCGGCGCGTCATGGACCGGCTCGACGCGCTTGCGGCCTATACGAGCGAGGCGCCGGCGCTAACCCGGCTCTACCTCACCCCCGAACACGCCGCCGCGGCGGCCCGGGTGCGCGGCTGGATGGAGGAAGCGGGCCTCGCGACTGAGATCGACGCCGCCGGCAACGTCGTCGGCCGCAAGGCGGGAGGGCGGGACGATGCGCCGATCCTCCTCCTCGGCTCGCACATCGACACAGTGCGCGACGGCGGCCGCTATGACGGCAATCTCGGCGTGGTCGCCGCGATCGAGGCGGTCGCAGCGCTCGACGGTCCGCTGCCGTTCGCGATCGAGGTGATCGCCTTCGGCGACGAGGAGGGCGTGCGCTTTCCGGTCACGCTGACCGGATCGCGCGCCGTCGCCGGAACGCTCGATGCGGCGCATTTCGAGGCGGCGGACCGCGACGGCGTCACGCTCGGCGCCGCGCTCGCCGCGTTCGGCGGCGATCCCGTCGCGGCACGTGCCCTCGGTCGCGCGCCGGGCCGCGTCGCGGCTTATGTCGAGATCCATATCGAGCAGGGGCCGGTGCTTGAAGCCGAGGGCCTTCCCGTCGGCATCGTCACCGCGATCGCCGGGGCGACCCGGCTCGAGGTCGTCGTCACGGGGATGGCGGGCCATGCCGGCACGGTACCGATGGCCCTGCGCCGCGACGCCGGGGCCGCGGCGGCGGAGATGGTGATTGCGGTCGAGGCCGTCGCGCGGGAGCGGCCGGAGATCGTCGCGACCGTCGGGCGCATCGAGTTCGGACCCGGCGCCGTCAACGTGGTGCCCGGGCGGGCCGTCTTCACGGTCGATCTGCGCAGCCCCGACGACGGGCGGCGGACTGCGGCCCTCGCGGATGTCGGCGAGCGCATCGCGGCGATCGCCGCCCGGCGCGGTGTGGGCGTCGAGAGCCGGGTTTTCTACAGCGAGGCGGCGGCGCCCTGCCATCCGGCGCTGATCGATGCCCTGAGCGGGGCGGTCGAGCGCATCGGCGTGCCGCCGCGCCGGCTCGTCTCGGGCGCCGGCCACGATGGACTCGCGATGATCGCGCTCTGCCCCATCGGCATGGTGTTCGTCCGCTGTGCCGGAGGGATCAGCCACAATCCCGCTGAGGCGATCGAGGTCGAGGATGCCGACGCGGCGGTGCGCGTCCTGATCGAGTTCCTGCGCGCCTTCGATCCGGCCCGGCTGCGGGCTGCGGCGTCGGACGGCGGGAGCGCCGACGCATCACGCCTGCGTAAGTAA
- a CDS encoding CoA-acylating methylmalonate-semialdehyde dehydrogenase yields the protein MPTEIQHFVGGRRVAGTSGRTAPVYNPATGEQTGSVALASTADVGAAVEVAARAAPGWADVTPLRRARILNKFLRILEERTDDLAAAITAEHGKVLSDAKGEVQRGIEVVEFATAAPILLKGEVTENVGTRVDSHSLRQPLGVVAGITPFNFPAMVPMWMFPVALACGNTFILKPSERDPSASLLIAEWLKEAGLPDGVFNVVHGDKEAVDALLTHPDVKAVSFVGSTPIARYIYETAARTGKRCQALGGAKNHMIVMPDADLDQAVDALMGAAYGSAGERCMAISVAVPIGQKTADALIERLVPRINALKIGPGTDPESEMGPLVTAQHLAKVRSYVDLGEAEGAKLLVDGRSFKRQGYENGYFIGGTLFDHVTPEMRIYKEEIFGPVLAVTRADDYDTAARLINEHEFGNGTAIFTRDGDAAREFAHKIQVGMVGINVPIPVPMAFHSFGGWKASLFGDHHMHGPEGVRFYTKLKTITTRWPTGIRAGADFVMPTMK from the coding sequence ATGCCCACCGAGATCCAGCACTTCGTCGGCGGCCGCCGCGTCGCCGGCACCAGCGGGCGCACCGCGCCGGTCTACAACCCGGCGACCGGCGAACAGACCGGTTCCGTGGCCCTCGCCTCGACCGCCGATGTCGGTGCCGCCGTCGAGGTCGCCGCCCGTGCCGCCCCGGGCTGGGCGGACGTCACGCCGCTGCGCCGCGCGCGCATCCTGAACAAGTTCCTCCGCATCCTCGAGGAGCGCACCGACGACCTCGCCGCTGCCATCACCGCCGAGCACGGCAAGGTCTTGTCGGACGCCAAGGGCGAGGTTCAGCGCGGCATCGAGGTCGTCGAGTTCGCCACCGCCGCGCCGATCCTGCTCAAGGGCGAGGTGACGGAGAATGTCGGCACGCGGGTCGATTCCCACTCGCTGCGCCAGCCGCTCGGCGTCGTCGCCGGCATCACGCCGTTCAATTTCCCGGCCATGGTGCCGATGTGGATGTTCCCGGTGGCGCTCGCCTGCGGCAACACCTTCATCCTGAAGCCGTCCGAGCGCGATCCCTCCGCCTCGCTCCTGATCGCCGAGTGGCTCAAGGAAGCCGGCCTGCCGGACGGCGTCTTCAACGTCGTCCACGGTGACAAGGAGGCGGTCGACGCCCTCCTGACCCACCCGGACGTCAAGGCGGTGAGCTTCGTCGGCTCGACCCCGATCGCGCGCTACATCTACGAGACGGCGGCGCGCACTGGGAAGCGTTGCCAGGCGCTCGGCGGCGCCAAGAACCACATGATCGTCATGCCGGACGCCGACCTCGACCAGGCGGTCGATGCGCTGATGGGCGCCGCCTACGGTTCGGCCGGCGAGCGCTGCATGGCGATCTCGGTCGCCGTGCCGATCGGGCAGAAGACGGCGGACGCGCTGATCGAGCGCCTCGTGCCGCGCATCAACGCCCTGAAGATCGGTCCCGGCACCGACCCCGAGTCGGAGATGGGCCCGCTCGTCACCGCCCAGCACCTCGCCAAGGTGCGCTCCTATGTCGATCTCGGCGAGGCGGAGGGCGCCAAGCTCCTCGTCGACGGCCGCTCCTTCAAGCGCCAGGGCTACGAGAACGGCTACTTCATCGGCGGCACGCTGTTCGACCACGTGACGCCGGAGATGCGCATCTACAAGGAGGAGATCTTCGGGCCGGTGCTCGCGGTGACCCGCGCGGACGATTACGACACCGCGGCGCGGCTCATCAACGAGCACGAGTTCGGCAACGGCACGGCGATCTTCACCCGCGACGGCGACGCCGCCCGCGAGTTCGCCCACAAGATCCAGGTCGGCATGGTCGGCATCAACGTGCCGATCCCGGTGCCGATGGCGTTCCACTCCTTCGGTGGCTGGAAGGCCTCGCTGTTCGGCGACCACCACATGCACGGCCCCGAGGGCGTGCGTTTCTACACCAAGCTCAAGACCATCACGACCCGCTGGCCGACCGGCATCCGCGCCGGCGCCGACTTCGTGATGCCGACCATGAAGTGA
- a CDS encoding NAD(P)/FAD-dependent oxidoreductase: MTRAPHLPSTYLETAEPGPAAPPLDGDRKVSVAIVGGGYTGLSTALHLAERGVDVALVEANEIGWGCSGRNGGQVNPGLKPYPDDIERDYGPELGRRMIAFSYAAPDFVFDLIAKHGIACEAERRGTIRAAINKPSAAGVATLSAQFAARGMAHTVLDRRGVAEATGTPRYVAALFDPRGGAVNPLSYARGLATAAIAAGARLHAGTRARKIVRNGSGWRVETATGTLSADHVVIGTNGYTDDLWPGLRHTIVPVYSAIAATEPLPQALRAAILPGRAVAYEVGWDTVYYRVSADGRLLMGGRGPQRPARGVEDYHHLTAYAERLWPGLKGLAWTHFWWGQVAITADHYPHLHEPAPGLHIALGYNGRGVAMATAMGDLLSRRILGASIAEIELPVTESLKPIAFHGLWPIGVTARVIYGRLRDRLGL; the protein is encoded by the coding sequence ATGACCCGTGCGCCGCACCTGCCGTCGACCTATCTCGAGACCGCCGAGCCCGGGCCGGCGGCGCCGCCGCTCGACGGCGACCGCAAGGTTTCCGTCGCGATCGTCGGCGGCGGCTATACCGGGCTTTCGACCGCGCTCCACCTCGCCGAACGCGGCGTCGACGTCGCCCTCGTCGAGGCGAACGAGATCGGCTGGGGTTGCTCGGGGCGCAATGGCGGGCAGGTCAATCCGGGCCTCAAGCCCTATCCGGACGACATCGAGCGGGATTACGGCCCCGAGCTCGGCCGCCGCATGATCGCCTTCTCCTATGCCGCGCCGGATTTCGTCTTCGACCTGATCGCGAAGCACGGCATCGCCTGCGAGGCCGAGCGCCGCGGCACGATCCGGGCGGCGATCAACAAGCCCTCCGCCGCCGGCGTCGCGACGCTGTCGGCGCAGTTCGCCGCCCGCGGCATGGCCCATACGGTGCTCGACCGCCGCGGGGTCGCCGAGGCGACCGGCACGCCCCGCTATGTCGCCGCCCTGTTCGATCCGCGCGGCGGCGCCGTCAATCCGCTCTCCTATGCCCGCGGCCTCGCCACCGCCGCGATCGCCGCCGGCGCCCGGCTCCACGCCGGCACGCGCGCGCGCAAAATCGTCCGCAACGGATCGGGCTGGCGCGTCGAGACCGCGACGGGCACGCTCAGCGCCGACCATGTGGTGATCGGCACCAACGGCTACACCGACGATCTGTGGCCGGGCCTCCGGCACACCATCGTGCCGGTCTACAGCGCCATCGCCGCGACCGAGCCCCTGCCGCAAGCCTTGCGCGCCGCCATCCTGCCGGGCCGCGCCGTCGCCTACGAGGTCGGCTGGGACACCGTCTATTATCGCGTCAGCGCCGACGGCCGCCTGCTCATGGGCGGCCGCGGACCGCAGCGCCCGGCGCGGGGCGTCGAGGATTATCACCACCTCACGGCCTATGCCGAGCGGCTGTGGCCGGGGCTCAAGGGCCTCGCCTGGACCCACTTCTGGTGGGGCCAGGTCGCCATCACGGCGGACCATTATCCCCATCTCCACGAGCCCGCCCCGGGCCTCCACATCGCGCTCGGCTACAACGGCCGCGGCGTGGCGATGGCGACCGCGATGGGCGATCTCCTCAGCCGGCGCATCCTCGGCGCTTCGATCGCAGAGATCGAGCTACCCGTCACCGAGAGCCTGAAGCCGATCGCCTTCCACGGGCTCTGGCCCATCGGCGTGACGGCCCGGGTGATCTACGGCCGGCTGCGCGACCGGCTCGGCCTGTGA
- a CDS encoding alpha/beta fold hydrolase, with protein MSFVTTKDDTRIAYKDWGAGQPILFSHGWPLAGDAWDAQMLFFGQNGFRVVAHDRRGHGRSDQPWNGNTMDQYADDLAEVIETLDLKDLVLVGHSTGGGEVAHYIGRHGTARVAKVVLVGAVPPLMLKTEANPEGTPLEVFDGIRKGTATNRSQFFKDLTTPFYGFNRDGAKIVEGLRDSFWRLGMQGGIKGEYDCIHEFSEVDYTADLKKIDKPTLVIHGDDDQIVPIAASAEKSAKIVPGAKLLVYQGGSHGLAQIDPDRFNADLLAFIRG; from the coding sequence ATGAGCTTCGTCACCACCAAGGACGACACCCGCATCGCCTACAAGGATTGGGGCGCCGGCCAGCCCATTCTGTTCTCACATGGCTGGCCGCTCGCCGGCGACGCCTGGGACGCGCAGATGTTGTTCTTCGGCCAGAACGGCTTCCGCGTCGTCGCCCACGACCGGCGCGGCCATGGCCGCTCCGATCAGCCGTGGAACGGTAACACGATGGATCAGTACGCCGACGACCTCGCCGAGGTGATCGAGACGCTCGATCTGAAGGATCTCGTGCTCGTCGGCCACTCCACCGGCGGCGGCGAGGTCGCCCATTATATCGGCCGGCACGGCACCGCCCGGGTCGCCAAGGTCGTGCTCGTCGGCGCGGTCCCGCCGCTGATGCTGAAGACCGAGGCGAACCCGGAGGGTACGCCGCTCGAAGTCTTCGACGGCATCCGCAAGGGCACCGCGACCAACCGCTCGCAATTCTTCAAGGACCTGACGACGCCGTTCTACGGCTTCAACCGCGACGGGGCGAAGATCGTCGAGGGCCTGCGCGACTCGTTCTGGCGCTTGGGCATGCAGGGCGGCATCAAGGGCGAGTACGACTGCATCCATGAATTCTCCGAGGTCGACTACACCGCCGACCTGAAGAAGATCGACAAGCCGACCCTCGTCATCCACGGCGACGACGATCAGATCGTCCCGATCGCCGCCTCGGCCGAGAAGTCGGCCAAGATCGTGCCGGGCGCCAAGCTCCTCGTCTACCAGGGCGGCAGCCATGGCCTCGCCCAGATCGACCCCGACCGCTTCAACGCCGACTTGCTGGCCTTCATCCGCGGCTGA
- a CDS encoding TetR/AcrR family transcriptional regulator, which translates to MDQNSANLAYAEAAYDAGIIPRRRIGRPPRGGSQIVTDTIIAVATRLFLTEGYASTNMDAVANRSGSSKRTLYARFPSKAALFEAVVRTFVKTKVREVKIALLMEGTLEEILVAAGERILRSTLDPDGIALHRVIIAEAPRFPDLARIIEESAQPAVDFMHEIFRGAKARGEIACTAEIDPLVRMFASIVHCRPLQDALLGADPAVIAAQAERDIRNAVKLLLDGCRPAR; encoded by the coding sequence ATGGATCAGAACAGTGCAAATCTCGCTTATGCCGAGGCTGCGTACGACGCGGGGATCATCCCTCGCCGGCGAATCGGGCGGCCGCCGCGTGGCGGCTCGCAGATCGTCACCGACACGATCATCGCCGTCGCCACCCGTCTTTTCCTGACCGAAGGCTACGCCAGCACCAATATGGATGCGGTGGCGAACCGCTCCGGCAGCTCCAAGCGCACGCTCTATGCGCGCTTTCCGTCCAAGGCCGCGCTATTCGAAGCCGTGGTGCGGACCTTCGTGAAAACCAAGGTGCGCGAGGTCAAGATCGCGCTCCTGATGGAAGGCACGCTCGAGGAAATCCTGGTTGCGGCGGGCGAGCGCATCCTGCGCTCGACCCTCGATCCCGACGGCATCGCCCTGCACCGCGTGATCATCGCGGAGGCGCCGCGCTTCCCCGATCTCGCGCGGATCATCGAGGAGAGCGCCCAGCCGGCCGTCGATTTCATGCACGAGATATTCCGGGGCGCGAAGGCGCGCGGGGAGATCGCGTGTACCGCCGAGATCGATCCGCTGGTGCGCATGTTCGCCTCGATCGTGCATTGCCGGCCGCTCCAGGACGCCCTGCTCGGGGCCGATCCGGCCGTCATCGCGGCCCAGGCCGAGCGGGATATCCGGAACGCGGTGAAACTGCTGCTCGACGGGTGTCGTCCGGCGCGCTGA
- a CDS encoding SAM-dependent methyltransferase, protein MNAVTSPGASAEAIQAHYDVGNAFYALWLDRTMTYSAALWDGPDDQRDLAEAQKHKIEWHLASARAGQARRLLDIGCGWGATLSAASALPNIEHAQGLTLSEEQADHIRALGLPKVDVRIESWADHAPSVPYDSIISIGAFEHFTKPTDDAAAKIAIYRAFFERCHAWLSHEGYLSLQTIAYGTMKRTDPNVAMMSEIFPDSDLPRLEEIVVAADGLFEIVMLRNDRLDYARTCEMWAKRLRRVRAKATELVGAAQVARYERYLRLSAFGFRAGNINLLRFTLRRIAY, encoded by the coding sequence GTGAACGCTGTAACGTCCCCAGGCGCTTCGGCCGAAGCCATCCAGGCTCACTACGATGTCGGCAACGCTTTTTATGCGCTCTGGCTTGATCGGACCATGACCTATTCGGCCGCCCTTTGGGACGGGCCGGACGATCAGCGCGATCTCGCAGAGGCGCAGAAGCACAAGATCGAGTGGCATCTCGCCTCGGCGCGGGCCGGGCAGGCGCGGCGCCTTCTCGATATCGGCTGTGGCTGGGGCGCCACGCTGTCGGCGGCCTCCGCGCTCCCGAACATCGAACATGCCCAGGGGCTGACGCTCTCCGAGGAGCAGGCGGATCATATCCGCGCGCTCGGTCTGCCGAAGGTCGACGTGCGCATTGAAAGCTGGGCCGACCACGCCCCGTCGGTGCCTTACGATTCGATCATCTCGATCGGCGCGTTCGAGCACTTCACCAAGCCGACCGACGATGCCGCGGCGAAGATCGCGATCTATCGTGCCTTTTTCGAGCGCTGCCATGCCTGGCTGTCGCACGAGGGCTATCTGTCGCTGCAGACGATCGCCTACGGCACGATGAAGCGTACCGACCCGAACGTCGCGATGATGTCGGAGATCTTCCCGGATTCCGATCTGCCGCGGCTCGAGGAGATCGTCGTGGCGGCTGACGGGCTGTTCGAAATCGTGATGCTGCGCAACGACCGGCTCGATTATGCGCGGACCTGCGAGATGTGGGCGAAGCGTCTGCGCCGCGTGCGTGCCAAGGCGACGGAACTCGTCGGCGCGGCCCAGGTCGCCCGCTACGAGCGCTATCTGCGGCTTTCGGCATTCGGCTTCCGCGCCGGCAACATCAACCTGCTGCGCTTCACGCTGCGCCGCATCGCGTACTGA
- a CDS encoding aldehyde dehydrogenase family protein, whose product MANELKFYIDGAWVDPIVPKTLDVIDPSIEEPFTKISLGSAADVDRAVAAAKAAFETFSRTDRSERLAILKRVLEVYKRRYDDVAEAISREMGAPLPFAKSDQAYAGLGHLEKLIEVFETFEFEEQRGTTRVVKEPVGVVGLITPWNWPLNQIMCKVAPALAAGCTMVLKPSEIAPISGIVFAEIMHEAGVPKGVFNLVNGDGPTVGNAISGHPDIDMVSFTGSTRAGIQVAKNAADTVKRVAQELGGKSPNIILRDADFETAVRKGVRGCFGNSGQSCDAPTRMLVPAERHDEALTYAKSEAETFRVGPPRDPDTVLGPVVSDVQFEKIQRLIQSGISEGATLVTGGLGRPEGLNRGYYVRPTVFGHVKPDMTIAREEIFGPVLSILSYEDDEEAIRIGNDTPYGLAAYVQSQDLGHAHAVARRMRAGSVYLNYPEWDLNAPFGGYKQSGNGREYADFGLNDFLEIKGIVGYGE is encoded by the coding sequence ATGGCCAACGAGCTGAAATTCTACATCGACGGCGCCTGGGTCGACCCGATCGTGCCGAAGACGCTCGACGTGATCGATCCCTCGATCGAGGAGCCCTTCACCAAGATCTCGCTCGGCTCGGCCGCCGACGTGGACCGCGCCGTCGCTGCCGCCAAGGCCGCGTTCGAGACCTTCTCGCGCACCGACCGCAGCGAGCGCCTGGCGATCCTCAAGCGCGTGCTTGAGGTCTACAAGCGCCGCTATGACGACGTCGCCGAGGCGATCTCCCGCGAGATGGGCGCGCCGCTGCCGTTCGCCAAGAGCGATCAGGCCTATGCCGGCCTCGGCCACCTCGAGAAGCTGATCGAGGTGTTCGAGACCTTCGAGTTCGAGGAGCAGCGCGGCACCACCCGCGTGGTGAAGGAGCCGGTCGGCGTCGTCGGCCTCATCACCCCGTGGAACTGGCCGCTCAACCAGATCATGTGCAAGGTCGCCCCGGCGCTCGCCGCGGGCTGCACGATGGTGCTGAAGCCGAGCGAGATCGCCCCGATCTCCGGCATCGTCTTCGCCGAGATCATGCACGAGGCGGGCGTGCCGAAGGGCGTGTTCAATCTCGTCAACGGCGACGGCCCGACGGTCGGCAACGCCATCTCCGGCCACCCGGACATCGACATGGTCTCGTTCACGGGCTCGACCCGCGCCGGCATCCAGGTCGCCAAGAACGCCGCCGACACCGTGAAGCGCGTCGCCCAGGAGCTCGGCGGCAAGTCGCCGAACATCATCCTGCGCGATGCCGACTTCGAGACCGCCGTGCGTAAGGGCGTGCGCGGCTGCTTCGGCAATTCCGGTCAGTCGTGCGATGCGCCGACCCGGATGCTGGTGCCGGCCGAGCGCCACGACGAGGCGCTGACCTACGCCAAGTCCGAGGCCGAGACCTTCCGCGTCGGCCCGCCGCGCGATCCCGACACCGTGCTCGGCCCGGTCGTCTCGGACGTCCAGTTCGAGAAGATCCAGCGCCTCATCCAGTCGGGCATCAGCGAGGGCGCGACCCTCGTCACCGGCGGCCTCGGCCGGCCCGAGGGCCTCAACCGCGGCTATTATGTGCGCCCGACCGTGTTCGGCCACGTCAAGCCGGACATGACGATTGCCCGCGAGGAGATCTTCGGCCCGGTGCTCTCGATCCTGAGCTACGAGGACGACGAAGAGGCGATCCGCATCGGCAACGACACGCCCTACGGCCTCGCGGCCTACGTGCAGTCGCAGGATCTCGGCCACGCCCACGCGGTCGCCCGCCGCATGCGCGCCGGTTCGGTCTATCTGAACTATCCCGAGTGGGATCTGAACGCGCCGTTCGGCGGCTACAAGCAGTCCGGCAACGGCCGCGAATATGCCGATTTCGGCCTCAACGACTTCCTCGAGATCAAGGGCATCGTCGGCTACGGCGAGTGA
- a CDS encoding dihydrofolate reductase family protein gives MATIRGFMAATLDGFIASEDHGLDWLEPYPGGPEYDAFIAGIRTVVMGRKTYDIVRGMSEWPYAAQRAIVVTSTPVDDAPQGVERWSGDIAALVQHVRALDDGDVWIVGGGLLQSKMIAHGALDSLELFVVPEMIGTGIPMFPRRQLRRHVVARSAEVIRDGLVRLVYAFED, from the coding sequence ATGGCGACGATCCGCGGTTTCATGGCGGCGACCCTCGACGGCTTCATCGCGTCGGAGGATCACGGTCTCGATTGGCTCGAGCCCTATCCCGGCGGGCCGGAATATGACGCCTTCATCGCCGGCATCCGCACCGTCGTGATGGGGCGCAAGACCTACGACATCGTGCGTGGCATGTCCGAGTGGCCCTACGCGGCGCAGCGCGCCATCGTGGTGACCTCGACGCCGGTCGACGACGCTCCGCAGGGCGTCGAGCGGTGGAGCGGTGACATCGCGGCCCTGGTGCAGCACGTGCGCGCACTCGACGACGGCGACGTCTGGATCGTCGGCGGCGGCCTCCTCCAGAGCAAGATGATCGCCCACGGCGCGCTCGACAGCCTGGAGCTCTTCGTCGTCCCCGAGATGATCGGCACCGGCATTCCGATGTTCCCGCGGCGCCAACTCCGTCGCCACGTCGTGGCGCGCTCGGCCGAGGTCATCCGCGACGGCCTCGTGCGCCTCGTCTACGCGTTCGAGGATTGA
- a CDS encoding NAD(P)/FAD-dependent oxidoreductase — MSAHDPVVVAGAGQAGLQVAISLREDGYEGPITLVGDETGLPYQRPPLSKAYMLGDMQAESLELRAAPFFADHRVELLSGVRVTAIDRLARRVALSDGGSLEYGHLVLAVGVRNRVLACPGADLDGVFTLRTLGDAHALRERIGTIRRAVVIGAGFIGLEFAAVAAKLGIAVTVLETAPRVMMRAISAPMSAFFADKHAESGVTIRFGDSLARIVGDGRVEAVETNSGVRIEADLVLAGIGVIPNTELAAAAGLPVENGVLTDALLRTADEHVSAIGDCAAYPNPFLEGRYVRLESVQNAVDQAKCVAARLTGKPHPYAAVPWFWSDQGPLKLQIAGLALPDDESVLRGDPASGAFSVFRFRDGRLTAVESVNKPGDHMSARRILAAPPTVTPADAADESFNLRAIAKALG, encoded by the coding sequence ATGAGCGCGCACGATCCCGTCGTCGTCGCCGGTGCCGGCCAGGCCGGGCTCCAGGTCGCGATATCGCTGCGGGAGGACGGCTATGAGGGACCGATCACCCTCGTCGGCGACGAGACGGGCCTGCCCTATCAGCGCCCGCCGCTCTCCAAGGCTTACATGCTCGGCGACATGCAGGCCGAGAGCCTGGAACTGCGCGCCGCACCCTTCTTCGCCGACCACCGGGTCGAGCTCCTGTCGGGGGTGCGCGTCACCGCGATCGACCGGCTCGCCCGCCGCGTCGCGCTGTCCGACGGCGGTAGCCTCGAATACGGCCACCTCGTGCTCGCCGTCGGCGTGCGCAACCGCGTGCTCGCCTGCCCGGGCGCCGATCTCGACGGCGTCTTTACGCTGCGAACCCTCGGCGATGCCCATGCTTTGCGCGAGCGCATCGGCACCATCCGCCGCGCCGTCGTCATCGGCGCCGGCTTCATCGGCCTCGAATTCGCGGCGGTGGCGGCGAAGCTCGGCATCGCGGTGACCGTGCTCGAGACCGCGCCGCGGGTGATGATGCGCGCCATCTCGGCGCCGATGTCGGCCTTCTTCGCCGACAAGCACGCCGAAAGCGGCGTCACCATCCGCTTCGGCGACAGCCTCGCCCGCATCGTCGGCGACGGCCGCGTCGAGGCGGTCGAGACCAATTCCGGCGTCCGCATCGAGGCCGATCTGGTGCTCGCCGGCATCGGCGTCATCCCGAACACCGAGCTCGCGGCGGCCGCCGGCCTGCCGGTCGAGAACGGCGTCCTGACCGACGCGCTCTTGCGCACCGCCGACGAGCACGTCTCGGCGATCGGCGACTGCGCGGCCTATCCGAACCCGTTCCTCGAAGGCCGCTATGTCCGGCTCGAATCGGTGCAGAACGCGGTCGATCAGGCGAAGTGCGTCGCCGCCCGCCTGACCGGCAAACCGCATCCCTATGCCGCCGTGCCGTGGTTCTGGAGCGATCAGGGGCCGCTCAAGCTCCAGATCGCCGGCCTCGCGCTCCCCGACGACGAGAGCGTCCTGCGCGGCGATCCGGCGAGCGGCGCCTTCTCGGTGTTCCGCTTCCGCGACGGCCGGCTCACCGCGGTCGAATCCGTCAACAAGCCCGGCGACCACATGAGCGCCCGCCGCATCCTCGCCGCCCCGCCGACCGTCACCCCGGCCGACGCCGCGGACGAGAGCTTCAACCTCCGCGCCATCGCCAAAGCGCTGGGGTGA